One genomic window of Xanthobacter dioxanivorans includes the following:
- a CDS encoding FecR family protein, which translates to MTVSRRSMLSLAAAAVMPSLLPRHAGAAGDAGAVIAVSGESRAERGGRSLDLAVGDAVLVGDAVSTAAEARLAMRFGAARILLGSRTRLRIDRFLVSQGGVFALGDGAMLFDGPQGGPGGEVTTPFGRLAVRGTRFFAGPSDSRFSVFVARGAVRVSAGDAIVDLGPGEGTDFEAAGAPPTPPRRWGEARIRTALALVE; encoded by the coding sequence ATGACCGTCTCGCGCCGTTCCATGCTTTCGCTTGCCGCCGCCGCCGTCATGCCATCGTTGCTGCCGCGCCACGCCGGCGCCGCCGGGGACGCCGGCGCGGTGATCGCCGTCTCGGGCGAGAGCCGGGCCGAGCGCGGCGGCCGGAGCCTCGACCTTGCAGTGGGCGATGCCGTCCTCGTCGGCGATGCGGTGTCCACGGCGGCGGAAGCCAGGCTGGCCATGCGCTTCGGCGCCGCGCGCATCCTCCTCGGCAGCCGGACGCGCCTGCGCATCGATCGCTTCCTGGTGAGCCAGGGCGGCGTGTTCGCGCTCGGGGACGGCGCCATGCTCTTCGACGGGCCGCAAGGCGGACCGGGCGGCGAGGTGACGACGCCCTTCGGCCGCCTCGCCGTGCGCGGCACCCGCTTCTTTGCCGGCCCCAGCGACAGCCGCTTCTCCGTTTTCGTCGCCCGCGGCGCGGTGCGGGTTTCCGCCGGCGACGCCATCGTCGATCTCGGCCCCGGCGAGGGCACGGACTTCGAGGCCGCCGGGGCGCCGCCGACGCCCCCGCGGCGCTGGGGCGAGGCGCGCATCCGCACAGCTCTGGCCCTGGTGGAATAG
- a CDS encoding CHASE2 domain-containing protein: MAMPAAVGSLQVRVGAAVLLAALAVWAWDGFGLRGALRETAIDAVLALAPPKPAPLLTVVDIDSDTLARYGDWPWNRAQMARLVAQVAGGEPAAVAIDILFAGPDRHSPAAAARRIAAETGRADIADLVPSLPDGDALLAVALARRPVALGAVLETVPTPDFEPLTPVLASTAPAPTELWRTAGASGPPPMLRNAAQGLGIIAIAPDGDGVVRRVPLLALAGDAPVPGLAVEAVRLAEGAGALILDGAQNVLRIGGRVVPLGTDGQLRLGPALPAAWAARTVPAHRLLSGSADAASLSGRVVLIGSSAVEVGALRRTAGNPAAPSLQIQADAAAALLAGDVAHRPGWLAQGETAGALLLGLAALAAVAALRPLGGLCAGLGAGLLWMAAAVALVLARGLLVDPLGPPVVGAVTLAVALAMGFIETEWRERRLRSRFEQHLAPAVVARIAADPSALKLRGELRVITALFTDVEGFTSMTERAQPEALVAVLDRYFDRLSEVVVAHGGMADRFVGDAMLAFFNMPLDLPDHAGRALACALALRAETEKLRREPAFAALGFGRTRIGMETGPAVVGDVGGRRKLDYTAHGMAVSMAARLEAANKDLGTSICIGPGAAALLPPGAARSIGPIAVRGRAAKLEVFIPAGDREPPGPG; this comes from the coding sequence ATGGCCATGCCGGCGGCGGTCGGTTCGTTGCAGGTCCGCGTCGGCGCGGCGGTGCTCCTCGCGGCCCTGGCCGTCTGGGCGTGGGATGGCTTCGGCTTGCGCGGCGCCCTGCGCGAGACCGCCATCGATGCCGTGCTCGCCCTTGCCCCGCCCAAGCCCGCGCCGCTGCTCACGGTGGTGGACATCGACAGCGACACCCTCGCCCGATACGGCGACTGGCCATGGAACCGCGCCCAGATGGCCCGGCTGGTGGCGCAGGTGGCCGGCGGCGAGCCCGCCGCCGTCGCCATCGACATTCTCTTTGCCGGGCCGGACCGTCATTCGCCCGCCGCGGCGGCGCGCCGGATCGCCGCCGAGACCGGCCGCGCCGACATCGCCGACCTCGTGCCATCCCTGCCGGATGGCGACGCATTGCTCGCCGTGGCCCTCGCCCGTCGCCCCGTCGCCCTGGGCGCGGTGCTGGAGACGGTGCCCACGCCGGATTTCGAGCCCCTGACCCCGGTGCTGGCCAGCACCGCGCCGGCCCCGACCGAACTCTGGCGCACCGCCGGCGCGTCGGGACCGCCGCCGATGCTGCGGAATGCGGCGCAGGGCCTCGGCATCATCGCCATCGCGCCCGACGGCGACGGCGTGGTGCGGCGGGTGCCGTTGCTGGCGCTGGCGGGCGATGCGCCCGTGCCCGGCCTTGCGGTGGAGGCGGTGCGGCTGGCGGAGGGCGCCGGCGCCCTCATCCTCGACGGGGCGCAGAACGTCCTGCGCATCGGCGGGCGCGTGGTTCCGCTCGGCACCGATGGGCAGCTTCGCCTCGGCCCCGCCTTGCCCGCGGCGTGGGCGGCGCGGACGGTGCCGGCGCATCGGCTTCTCTCCGGGTCCGCCGATGCCGCGTCCCTGTCCGGGCGCGTGGTGCTCATCGGCAGCAGCGCGGTGGAGGTGGGGGCGCTGCGGCGCACCGCGGGCAACCCGGCGGCTCCGTCGCTGCAGATCCAGGCCGACGCGGCCGCGGCGCTTCTGGCAGGTGATGTTGCGCACCGCCCCGGCTGGCTCGCGCAGGGGGAGACGGCGGGCGCGCTCCTCCTCGGCCTCGCGGCCCTCGCCGCCGTCGCCGCGCTGCGGCCGCTGGGCGGCCTTTGCGCCGGGCTCGGCGCCGGGCTGCTCTGGATGGCGGCCGCCGTGGCGCTCGTGCTCGCCCGCGGGCTCCTGGTGGATCCGCTGGGGCCGCCCGTCGTCGGCGCCGTCACCCTCGCCGTGGCGCTGGCGATGGGCTTCATCGAGACCGAGTGGCGCGAGCGCCGGCTCCGCAGCCGCTTCGAGCAGCATCTGGCGCCGGCCGTGGTCGCACGCATCGCCGCCGATCCGTCGGCCCTCAAGCTCCGCGGCGAGCTGCGGGTGATCACCGCCTTGTTCACCGATGTGGAGGGCTTCACCTCCATGACCGAGCGGGCACAGCCGGAGGCGCTGGTGGCGGTGCTGGATCGCTATTTCGACCGGCTCAGCGAGGTGGTCGTCGCCCATGGCGGCATGGCCGACAGGTTCGTCGGCGATGCCATGCTCGCCTTCTTCAACATGCCGCTCGATCTGCCCGACCACGCCGGCCGCGCGCTCGCCTGCGCCCTGGCGTTGCGCGCCGAGACGGAGAAGCTGCGCCGGGAGCCGGCCTTCGCCGCCCTCGGCTTCGGGCGCACCCGCATCGGCATGGAGACCGGTCCCGCCGTGGTGGGCGACGTGGGCGGGCGCCGCAAGCTCGACTATACCGCCCACGGCATGGCGGTGAGCATGGCGGCGCGGCTCGAGGCCGCCAACAAGGACCTCGGCACCTCCATCTGCATCGGCCCCGGCGCCGCGGCGCTGCTGCCGCCGGGCGCGGCGCGCAGCATCGGCCCCATCGCCGTGCGCGGGCGCGCCGCGAAGCTGGAGGTGTTCATCCCCGCCGGGGATCGCGAGCCGCCGGGGCCGGGCTGA
- a CDS encoding complex I subunit 5 family protein: MTGAPLLLPLRLVSDVAGFPEALLVTAIALPVVLALALLVPALRRAAPRLLFLAPLPALVAALVVPRGVTLLVAPYPFRFTLALDAPGALLLGGAALLWMTAGAFATAYLRKDPARLAFAVWWLCTMAGSFAVFLVADVASFYLAYALVSFSAFGLAVHDDTPQARRAGTLYLALTVVGEGCLIAAFVMLASGAPEANPLIRDAVAALPSSPWKTPIIALLLLGFTMKMGVFPLHVWMPLAHSVAPVPGSAALSGVVVKAGVIGLLRFLPEGVPLPGWGMALCGAGLFTAYYGVAVGVTQRHPKRALAYSTVSQMGVVAAVLGAGIASGTAGAFTLAAFYAVNHMLLKGAMFLAVGVAMASTPGRARSVAVVAGLLGLSLAGLPLTGGALAKYAIKIVVPDGITGGLLTLSAAGSTLLMARYALLVARCGTPGARPRGLLFPAIALAVLALAAPFVLFTPVTGLPVSVAFAPAAVAQGLWPVALGLGAAALLARLAPSLPEVPAGDILFAFARLGGAGRAVLARAVTADEWLRRWPVATVALLGVALVLAAALQSSAAFR; encoded by the coding sequence ATGACCGGCGCGCCGCTTCTGCTTCCCCTCCGGCTCGTGTCCGATGTGGCGGGCTTTCCTGAGGCGCTGCTGGTGACGGCCATCGCCCTGCCGGTCGTCCTCGCGCTGGCGCTGCTGGTGCCGGCCTTGCGCCGGGCGGCACCCCGCCTCCTGTTCCTGGCGCCGCTGCCGGCGCTGGTCGCCGCCCTCGTGGTCCCGCGCGGCGTGACGCTCCTCGTCGCGCCCTATCCCTTCCGTTTCACCCTCGCGCTCGACGCGCCGGGGGCGCTGCTGCTCGGCGGGGCGGCCCTCCTGTGGATGACGGCGGGCGCCTTCGCCACCGCCTACCTGCGGAAGGACCCGGCGCGCCTCGCCTTCGCTGTCTGGTGGCTGTGCACCATGGCGGGCTCGTTCGCGGTGTTCCTGGTGGCGGACGTGGCGAGCTTCTATCTGGCTTATGCCCTCGTCAGCTTTTCCGCCTTCGGCCTCGCCGTGCACGACGACACGCCGCAGGCACGGCGGGCGGGCACGCTTTACCTCGCCTTGACCGTGGTCGGCGAGGGCTGCCTGATCGCCGCCTTCGTGATGCTGGCCTCCGGCGCGCCTGAGGCCAACCCGCTGATCCGCGATGCGGTGGCGGCGCTGCCTTCCTCGCCATGGAAGACACCGATCATCGCTTTGCTGCTCCTGGGCTTCACCATGAAGATGGGCGTGTTCCCGCTCCATGTGTGGATGCCGCTCGCCCATTCGGTGGCGCCGGTGCCGGGGTCGGCGGCGCTCTCGGGGGTGGTGGTGAAGGCGGGCGTCATCGGCCTGCTGCGCTTCCTGCCGGAAGGCGTGCCGCTGCCCGGCTGGGGCATGGCGCTGTGCGGCGCGGGTCTGTTCACCGCCTATTACGGTGTCGCCGTGGGCGTCACCCAGCGCCATCCCAAGCGTGCGCTCGCCTATTCCACGGTGAGCCAGATGGGGGTGGTCGCCGCCGTGCTCGGGGCGGGGATCGCCTCGGGGACGGCCGGCGCCTTCACCCTCGCCGCCTTCTATGCGGTGAACCACATGCTGCTGAAGGGCGCCATGTTCCTCGCCGTCGGCGTCGCCATGGCCTCGACACCGGGACGGGCGCGGAGCGTGGCGGTGGTGGCCGGGCTCCTCGGCCTCAGCCTCGCCGGGCTGCCGCTGACCGGCGGCGCGCTGGCGAAATACGCCATCAAGATCGTGGTGCCCGACGGCATCACGGGGGGGCTGCTCACCCTCTCGGCGGCGGGCAGCACGCTGCTCATGGCGCGCTACGCCCTGCTCGTGGCCCGCTGCGGCACGCCGGGAGCGCGGCCGCGCGGCCTCCTGTTCCCCGCCATCGCGCTTGCCGTGCTGGCGCTCGCGGCGCCATTCGTCCTGTTCACGCCGGTCACCGGCCTGCCGGTCTCGGTGGCCTTCGCGCCCGCCGCCGTGGCGCAGGGGCTTTGGCCGGTGGCGCTCGGCCTGGGAGCGGCGGCGCTCCTGGCCCGGCTGGCCCCGTCCCTTCCGGAGGTGCCGGCCGGCGATATCCTGTTCGCCTTCGCGCGGCTGGGAGGAGCGGGCAGGGCGGTCCTGGCGCGGGCGGTCACGGCCGATGAGTGGCTGCGCCGCTGGCCGGTCGCCACGGTCGCCCTGCTTGGGGTTGCCCTGGTGCTCGCGGCTGCGTTGCAGTCCTCCGCCGCCTTCAGGTGA
- a CDS encoding complex I subunit 5 family protein has translation MSALLVLAVTVPLLGLAPLFLLRPGAGARIAVAVLGLGCAITGAIAVQVVRTGQALHYFVGGFPPPLGVALRADGFSAAMLCMSAMVLLLTGLFAIAGGGGKAPRMPAAFFTLLLALSSALNLAFLAQDLFTLYVALELLTFAAVPLVCLEGKAGQLSAALTYLLFALFGSVLYLLGVVLVYGLFGTLDLALLARRLAQAPPSGTFIAALALMSAGLMAKAALFPLHLWLPPAHSGAPPAASAVLSAVVIKAPLFLLVRLWSDLAPLPLAQAGAPVLAAFGALAILFCGVVALAQDRLKLLIAYSTAAQIGYLCLMFPLAAAADGQWSALAWTGGTLHLVSHAFSKAAMFLAAGLIAEAMGHDRLSGLAGAGRVAPVSVAAFGIGGLSLMGLPPSGGFIAKVMLLTSAIHQDAWWIALVILAGGLLAGAYVLRVVVIALQRPEPAGAGRVPPARECGARAGIALALAFAAVLLGFLPLAPFAFLSIGRPLSWTGLLP, from the coding sequence GTGAGCGCGCTACTGGTCCTTGCGGTGACCGTGCCCCTGCTCGGGCTCGCTCCCCTTTTCCTCCTCCGCCCCGGCGCCGGCGCGCGCATCGCCGTCGCGGTTCTCGGCCTCGGCTGCGCCATCACCGGCGCCATCGCCGTCCAGGTGGTGCGGACCGGGCAGGCGCTGCACTATTTCGTCGGCGGCTTTCCCCCGCCTCTGGGGGTGGCGCTGCGGGCCGACGGGTTCTCGGCCGCCATGCTGTGCATGTCCGCCATGGTCCTCCTGCTCACCGGCCTGTTCGCCATCGCGGGAGGAGGAGGGAAGGCGCCGCGCATGCCGGCCGCCTTCTTCACGCTGCTCCTGGCGCTTTCGAGCGCGCTCAACCTCGCTTTCCTGGCGCAGGACCTGTTCACCCTCTACGTGGCGCTGGAGCTCCTCACCTTCGCCGCGGTGCCCCTCGTCTGCCTGGAGGGCAAGGCGGGGCAACTCTCCGCGGCGCTCACCTACCTGCTCTTCGCCCTGTTCGGCTCGGTGCTCTATCTGCTCGGCGTCGTGCTGGTGTACGGCCTGTTCGGTACCCTCGACCTCGCGCTGCTGGCGCGACGGCTCGCCCAGGCGCCGCCGTCGGGAACCTTCATCGCGGCGCTGGCGCTGATGAGCGCGGGCCTGATGGCCAAGGCGGCCCTGTTTCCCCTGCACCTGTGGCTGCCGCCGGCGCACTCGGGGGCGCCCCCGGCCGCCAGCGCGGTGCTCTCGGCGGTGGTCATCAAGGCGCCGCTCTTCCTCCTGGTGCGCCTGTGGTCGGACCTCGCGCCCCTGCCGCTGGCCCAGGCGGGCGCGCCGGTGCTCGCCGCCTTCGGCGCGCTGGCCATCCTGTTCTGCGGGGTGGTGGCGCTGGCGCAGGACCGGCTGAAGCTCCTCATCGCCTATTCCACGGCGGCGCAGATCGGCTACCTCTGCCTCATGTTCCCCCTCGCCGCCGCGGCCGACGGGCAATGGAGCGCGCTGGCCTGGACCGGCGGCACGCTGCACCTCGTCTCGCACGCCTTCTCCAAGGCCGCCATGTTCCTGGCCGCGGGCCTCATCGCCGAGGCCATGGGCCATGACCGCCTGTCCGGCCTCGCCGGCGCCGGGCGGGTGGCGCCAGTGAGCGTCGCGGCGTTCGGCATCGGCGGCCTCTCGCTGATGGGGCTGCCGCCGTCCGGCGGCTTCATCGCCAAGGTGATGCTGCTCACGTCCGCCATCCACCAGGACGCGTGGTGGATCGCCCTGGTGATTCTGGCCGGCGGCCTGCTGGCCGGCGCCTACGTGCTGCGGGTGGTGGTGATCGCCCTCCAGCGGCCGGAGCCGGCGGGGGCCGGACGCGTGCCGCCGGCGCGGGAATGCGGCGCGCGGGCCGGCATCGCCCTGGCGCTGGCGTTCGCGGCGGTGCTGCTGGGCTTCCTCCCGCTCGCGCCGTTCGCGTTCCTGTCCATCGGCCGTCCCCTGTCCTGGACGGGGCTGCTGCCATGA
- a CDS encoding NADH-quinone oxidoreductase subunit K encodes MTGATLFGLAGAILAGCGVYGLLTAGGGLGRILGFNVLGGGVFLIFGAVARRGAAAGFHADPVPQALVITGIVVAFCATALALALLVRLREVEAGPAPDDGKRETER; translated from the coding sequence ATGACCGGGGCCACCCTCTTTGGTCTCGCCGGGGCGATCCTTGCCGGGTGCGGCGTCTACGGGCTGCTCACGGCGGGCGGCGGGCTCGGCCGCATTCTCGGCTTCAACGTGCTGGGCGGCGGGGTCTTCCTGATCTTCGGCGCCGTGGCGCGGCGCGGCGCGGCGGCGGGGTTTCACGCCGATCCGGTGCCGCAGGCCCTGGTGATCACCGGCATCGTCGTCGCCTTCTGCGCCACGGCCCTCGCCCTGGCCCTGCTGGTGCGGCTGCGCGAGGTCGAGGCGGGCCCGGCGCCCGACGACGGCAAGCGGGAAACCGAAAGGTGA
- a CDS encoding MnhB domain-containing protein — protein MSLLFDAALCLLLVAGALGVVTARGARRAVLAFIGYGLLLGLAWVRLDGLDVALTEIAIGSGISGVVLLRAVRAVPEAPRPGARPLTALLSVGVAAALSVMVLALPEPAPTRAHDVAAALPATDLGNPVTGVLLVFRALDTLLEKVVLLLALVGVWALSRDPSWSGRPAPLSSEPASAPSAFLARVLAPIGLLVGLYLLWVGADAPGGAFQSGAVLAAMGLLLLMGGQIRPPRTSSPRLRLLLLAGPLGFLAVGFSGWATAGVFLGYPPGWEKPVIIAVEVAITISIAVTLCLIVLGPPSAEEGT, from the coding sequence GTGAGCCTGCTGTTCGACGCCGCCCTCTGCCTGCTCCTCGTCGCCGGCGCGCTCGGCGTGGTCACCGCCCGCGGGGCGCGGCGGGCGGTGCTCGCCTTCATCGGCTACGGCCTGCTGCTGGGCCTCGCCTGGGTGCGCCTCGACGGGCTGGACGTGGCCCTGACCGAGATCGCCATCGGCAGCGGGATTTCGGGCGTGGTGCTCCTGCGCGCCGTCCGCGCCGTGCCCGAGGCGCCCCGCCCGGGCGCCAGGCCGCTCACCGCACTCCTCTCGGTCGGGGTGGCGGCGGCCCTCTCGGTCATGGTGCTGGCCCTGCCGGAGCCGGCGCCGACGCGCGCCCACGATGTGGCGGCGGCGCTGCCCGCCACCGATCTCGGCAATCCGGTCACCGGAGTGCTCCTGGTGTTTCGCGCCCTCGATACCCTGCTGGAGAAGGTGGTGCTGCTGCTGGCGCTGGTCGGCGTCTGGGCCCTGTCGCGCGATCCCTCCTGGAGCGGACGCCCGGCGCCCCTGTCGTCCGAACCCGCCTCCGCGCCCTCCGCCTTCCTCGCCCGCGTGCTGGCACCCATCGGGCTGCTCGTGGGCCTCTATCTGCTGTGGGTGGGGGCCGACGCGCCCGGCGGCGCCTTCCAGAGCGGCGCGGTGCTCGCGGCCATGGGGCTTCTGCTGCTCATGGGCGGCCAGATCCGGCCACCGCGGACCTCCAGCCCGCGCCTGCGCCTGCTGCTGCTCGCCGGGCCGTTGGGCTTCCTCGCGGTGGGCTTTTCCGGCTGGGCGACGGCGGGCGTCTTCCTGGGCTATCCGCCGGGCTGGGAGAAGCCGGTGATCATCGCCGTCGAGGTGGCGATCACCATCTCCATCGCCGTCACGCTCTGCCTCATCGTGCTCGGGCCGCCCTCGGCGGAGGAGGGGACATGA
- a CDS encoding monovalent cation/H(+) antiporter subunit G, with product MSALVNAFTLLCVAAGIAFYAAGTLGLVRLSDTLSRIHALTKADNLGLALIVLGLLPQAASLLDGAKMVAVWLLAQLASGAVAQVMAEAVMAEAVMAEAVEVGEASAPGDGPT from the coding sequence ATGAGCGCTCTCGTCAACGCCTTCACCCTGCTCTGCGTCGCCGCCGGCATCGCCTTCTACGCCGCCGGAACGCTCGGCCTGGTGCGGCTGTCCGATACGTTGTCGCGCATCCACGCGCTCACCAAGGCGGACAATCTCGGCCTCGCCCTCATCGTGCTCGGCCTGCTGCCGCAGGCGGCCAGCCTGCTCGACGGCGCGAAGATGGTGGCGGTCTGGCTGCTGGCCCAGCTCGCGTCCGGCGCGGTGGCGCAAGTGATGGCTGAGGCTGTGATGGCTGAGGCTGTGATGGCCGAGGCGGTGGAGGTGGGGGAGGCGTCCGCGCCCGGGGACGGACCGACGTGA
- a CDS encoding monovalent cation/H+ antiporter complex subunit F, with protein sequence MADLLFAAGTVLLLVTAAGLAALWRAGGRDADRMLAIQLLGSAGIAVLLLLAPAMGDAAILDAALLLALLAALAACAYRASLGASAGAARPARGAPPELRRP encoded by the coding sequence ATGGCTGATCTTCTCTTCGCGGCGGGAACGGTGCTGCTGCTCGTGACCGCCGCCGGTCTCGCGGCGCTGTGGCGGGCCGGGGGCCGGGACGCGGATCGCATGCTCGCCATCCAGCTGCTGGGTTCCGCCGGCATCGCGGTGCTGCTGCTGCTTGCCCCGGCCATGGGGGACGCGGCGATCCTCGATGCCGCGCTGCTGCTCGCGCTGCTCGCGGCGCTCGCCGCCTGCGCCTATCGCGCATCCCTCGGCGCATCCGCCGGGGCGGCGCGCCCGGCCCGCGGCGCGCCGCCGGAGCTGCGGCGGCCATGA
- a CDS encoding Na+/H+ antiporter subunit E: protein MGEVFSGRGLARWLAFFAGWVVLGPVHAADLAAGVIVSGLAAAASLRLLPQGPGRLRLSNLLSFAAGFMTGSFRAGWDVARRVAVVPPRVRPGIVTVPCAVPEGLARDTFRAITSLQPGMLPLSGHGPELRVHCLDLTSPVAASLSADAAAFLALADAPGHGTPHG from the coding sequence ATGGGGGAAGTCTTCAGCGGGCGCGGCCTGGCACGATGGCTGGCGTTTTTCGCCGGCTGGGTCGTGCTCGGCCCGGTTCATGCGGCGGACCTCGCGGCCGGCGTGATCGTGTCCGGGCTTGCGGCGGCGGCGAGCCTGCGCCTCCTGCCGCAGGGACCGGGGCGCCTGCGCCTGTCGAACCTTCTCTCCTTTGCCGCCGGTTTCATGACGGGGTCGTTCCGCGCGGGCTGGGACGTGGCGCGGCGCGTCGCGGTGGTTCCGCCGCGGGTCCGCCCCGGGATCGTGACCGTGCCATGCGCCGTGCCCGAGGGCCTGGCGCGGGACACCTTCCGGGCCATCACGAGCCTCCAGCCGGGCATGCTCCCCTTGTCCGGCCATGGCCCGGAGCTGAGGGTCCACTGCCTTGACCTCACCTCCCCGGTCGCCGCCTCGCTCTCGGCGGATGCGGCGGCGTTTCTCGCGCTCGCCGATGCGCCGGGCCATGGCACGCCGCATGGCTGA